DNA from Dietzia lutea:
CGGAGAACCTGGCGGGTGGCGTCGTTGAGGGTTCCGTGGGAAATAATGGCTGCGTCGGTCGTCTTCCTGGTGTCCACCCGGGGTGGCCGGGGGCGCCATGCCCTCCCGGGGTGTTCAGTGACCGGCCCACCGGCCCGCCGTGTGACGGGCCGGTGGTTTAGTCAGTCGAGTGCGAACTCGCCGGCGCAAGCGAAGCAGCGGTCTCCGTCTGCGGCGGCGGTGACGTTCTCGTCTCGTTCCCAGCGGACCGAGTGGTCAGCTCGAGAGTTCCTCGTAGCCCTGGTTGGCCGGGTCAACAAAGCCAACGCCGAGAGGCTGGATGTCTGACACGACGTGAAGCTCGAGACGCGACGGGTGATCGCTGTCGTGAAGTACTGACTGCTCGGCGATCACCGCTTCGTCCGCGGAGGCTTGCTCGGGGATAGTGCGCGTGTTGAGGTTTCGCGAGTACATCGGGAACGAGCTGCTGGTGATGTCCAAGCGGACGCGGTGTCCTGGCCCGAAGCAGTGGGCCACGTCTCCGAGCGAGATCTCGAACTCAGTCGGCTCCCCGGGAGTCAGCCATGCGTCATCCCGGCCGTCGCGGTAGCGGGCACGAACGACGCCCTCGGTGACGTTGGCCGAAAAACCATCCGGTTCAACATCGACCAGGCGGGCGACGAAGTCGGTGTCGTCTGCCGAGCTCGACGCCCAGACTGTAAGTCGCACCGGACCGACAACCCGAAGCGGCTCCTCGAGAACGTCAGATGTGTACACGAGAACGTCGTCGCGCGCCTCGACCGGCCGCTGGTCCTGAATCCCGTCGGGTGAGTGATGTAGGGAGAACCCGACCTCCGCAACCATGTTGACTCCACCTCGAGTCTCGACCGGGTTGAGCGGATCGTAGGTGTAAGAGTCAGCGGTACCGGACGGCTCAGCGAGGGTGAGGCGACCATCGTCGGCGAGAGTTCCTGCGCTTCCCGAGCTCGCAAGGGCGAATTTCACCGTGTCTCCGGCCGGTGGCCACGTTGCTGACGTCGCCCACTGGTCCTCGCCGATGACGTAGAAGTCAACACGGCTATCTGCCGGCTGCTGTCCTGCTGTATCGGCTTTGAGCCAGCGATCGAACCACTCGATGATCTTCGGACCGAAGATCGGAGGGCCCCCCGGCGCCTTGACGTACGCGCGTGCCCCGCCCTGCCCGCCGGTGTAACTGGTGTAGGCGCCGTAGTGGGTCCAGGGACCGACCATGAGTTCGTGACCGGGTCGACTCTGGATGTCGCGATAGAGCTCAACCATCCCCTGGCAGAACATGTCGTACCAGCCGGTGACCATTGCCAGCGGAGCCTCCACCCACTCCGGGTTCGGGGCGAGACACCGCTGATTCTCCAACTCGCGGAGGCGGTCCTTTCCGGACGTTCGGAGGAGCGCTGCCCCGATGGTTCCGCCGATTCGCTCGTCGGCCAAGAGCTCGTCGCCGCTGAGCGGCAGTTGGGCGAGGGTCTCAGGCAGGTTGGAAATGCCCTCGAGCCACGTTTCCATCAGCTTGGAACGTTCGTCCTCAGGCAAATCCAGGCGGGGGATGATCTGCGGCATTACCGACCCGTAAAGGAATGAGATCCAGAACAAACTCCCCGCGCCGCCGGTGAAGAGCGACCGCGAGATGTCTGGTCCAGCGACAAAGGCCATTGCCGCCTTGAGGCTCGGGGGCCTGGCCGCGACCGCACCCAAGGTCGCGAAGCCGAACGCGGACGGACCGAAGATTCCCACATTTCCGGTGGACCAGTCTTGGACCGCAGCCCACTCGACGGCGTCGTAGCCGTCGTCGTGCTCCTGGAGGAAGAGCTCGAGCATGCCTTCGGAGGCGCCCGTTCCGCGGGAGTCCTGAACGACCACCACGTAGCCCTGCCGCGCCAACCACGTCGGATCTGCGACAGGTGCCGACACGAGCGTGGTGGACTTGTCATACGGCGTGCGGTAGAGCAGGACGGGGTGGCGCCCCTCTTCTGGCCGGTACACGTCGCTGCTGAGTATGACGCCGTCCCGGGTCGTCATCGTCACATCGGTTTCAACAATGATGTTCATGACTGCTCCTGGGTTCTAGTAGGCGCCGAGATCGCGCATCTCGAAGAGTCTGCGGGGGTTGTCAACCGTGATCTCGGTTGCGTGCTCTTCAGAGAGTCCACGTTCCAAGAGTGCCGGCACGACCTTGAGCTTTACATCCGTGTAGAGCGGCCTTTCCGGGATCTCAGGTACGCAGTCGGTGTAGGGGTAGTCGTCGTTCCCGAGGAGAATCTGGGCTGAATAGCCCATCTCGCAGAGCTGGATGATGCGGCTGATCCGCTGCTCCCACGCGAAGGGGAAGATGTGCCCTAGGGCGACGGTGTCGAAGCCGATGAAGGAGCCCTTGTCGAGCACCTTGACGAACTCCTCGATCGGAACCTCCGGCGGCGTGTAGTCAGCGTGACCGAACTGGATCCGGCGGAGGTCGACGCCTTCCTTCTCGAGCGCGGCCTGCTGGTCCTGGATGCTGAGGATGCCCGGCCGGTCGCCGGCTGACGCAGAATGTGTCGTGATAGGTGCCCCGGTGCGACGGTGCGCTTCGGCGGATGCCGCGATGATCGCCTGCACGCCCTCGTTGATTCCGAGGTGATCGGACGCGAACTTGATGATCCCGGCCTTGACACCTGTGCCGGGAACACCCTCTTCGATGTCCTGGACAAGCACGTCCGCCAGCCTCGGCGGCTTGGTCTCGAACGCGTCCGGGAACATCAGTCCCAGCTCGAAGATGGGCGGCAGATCCCTCCACGTGTACCACCCGGTGGCCACGATGATGTTGACCTCGGTCTGCGCGGCGATCTCCTTGACCCACGGAACATTCCTGCCGATGCCCGGGATGACTCGGTCGACGATCGTGTCGACGCCGACTGCTTTTGCCTCGTTGAGCGCGTCGACGGCTTTCTTGATGCGGGCCGCCTTGATCTGCTCTTGCACCGCGGGGTCGGCCGAACCCCTCAGGCTCAGATGCGGCCAGTTGAAGTCGACCTCCATCTGGTAGACGCCGACAACCTCCTCTGAGGCACTCGTGAAGCCCATGTCAGCGGCGTCAATCTCGTCGCCTCGGGCAGTTGGTACTAGAGCCATGTCATCTCTCTTTCCTGGCAGTGATTAGGTCTTCTGAACGTAAGCGGGGCAACTGTGTGGCTCCGCCAGACACTTCTCGAGTCGGAAGTGTCGATGGACTCGACTGAGCGTTGTCTAGTAGGCGCCGAGATCGCGCATCTCGAAGAGCCTGCGGGGGTTGTCGACCGTGATCTCGGTTACGAGCTCCTCGGAGAGCCCGCGCTCCAACAATGCCGGCACGACCTTGAGCTTTGCATCGGTGTAGAGCGGCTTCACCGGGAACTCGGGTATGACGTCGGTGAAGACCGTGTCATCGTTCCCGAGGAGAATCTGGGCTGAGTAGCCCATCTCGCAGAGCTGAGTGATGCGGCTGATCCGCTGCTCCCAGGCCCAAGGGAAGATGTGCCCCAGGCCGACGGTGTCGAAGCCGATGAAGGAGCCCTTGTCGAGCACCTTGACGAACTCCTCGATCGGAACCTCCGGCGGCGTGTAATCGGCGTGACCGAACTCGACCCGGCGGAGGTCGACGCCTTCCTTCTCGAGCGCGGCCTGCTGGTCCTGAATGCTGAGGATGCCCGGCCGGTCGCCCGATGACGCAGAATGAGTCGTGATAGGTGCCCCGGTGCGACGGTGCGCTTCGGCGGATGCCGCGATGATCGCCTGCACGCCCTCGTTGATTCCGAGGTGATCGGAAGCGAACTTGATGATCCCGGCCTTCACACCTGTGCCGGGAACGCCCTCTTCGATGTCCTGTACCAGGACGTCCGCCAGCCTCGGCGGCTTGGTCTCGAACGCGTCCGGGAACATCAGTCCCAGCTCGAAGATGGGCGGCAGATCCCTCCACGTGTACCACCCGGTGGTCACGATGATGTTGACCTCGGTCTGCGCGGCGATCTCCTTGACCCAAGGAACATTCCTGCCGATGCCCGGGATGACTCGGTCGACGATCGTGTCGACGCCGACTGCTTTTGCCTCGTTGAGCGCGTCGACGGCTTTCTTGATGCGAGCCGACTTGATCTGCCCCTGCTCCGCGGGGTCGGCCGAACCGGTCAGGCTCAGATGTGGCCAGTTGAAGTCGACCTCCATCTGGTTAGGACCAATGATTGCCTCTGCCCCGCTCGTGAAACCCATTTCAGCGGCGTCGATCTCGTCGCCTCGGGCAGTTGGCACTAGAGCCATGTCATCTCTCTTTTCTGGCAGTGTCTGTTTGCGTGATCGCAGTCAAGCAGAGTGACGCACGCCATACGATCCACCGAAGTAGGTGTCCCGGCGAAGGCCATCCCCACTCGCACGCCCCTCCTGGCCATGAATCCGCAGGCAGCAGCTGTGAACTGAAGGGTCGATGATGCGCGGTGGCCTGGGATGAAATCGCCGTCAACGAAGAGAATTTATAGGCATCCGACGCAGTTCAGAGGTCTACTGCGCGATCACGTGATATAGGGCCCGCGTCGATAGAAGCGCGGTGTTGCGCGGACCCCGGCACTCGACCGCCATGAACACCTGCGGGTCCGCGTCACCGTGGACGGGGGGGTGCTTAAGGAATGATCAGGCGCCGAGATTTCAGTGGGTGTCGAGGTCGTACACGCCGTGGGTGAGGGTCGTGATGATGGTGTCGATGATCTGGTGGCGGGGCATTTCTCCAGCTTGGGCGGTCTCCCATCCGGCGTACAACAGGCCCCAGAAGGTTCGGCGCACCCAGGCGTGGGGCAGGTCGGGATTGAGATCGGCGTCGGGGCGGGCCAGTACGTCCTCGATCGCTCGTTCCATCGCCTGTAGCGCTTCGGCCAGTGCGGGCTCGGTTTCGGTGAGAGGTTCGCTGTAGATGTACATCAGGATCGATCCGAGGTCCATGTGCTCTTCGACGACCCGTCTCAGTGCGTCGCGCACGGTGCCCGAGTGCGGCTCGGCCCGTTGGATGGCGTGTCGGCTGCGTTCGGTCACGTGGTGGACGACGGCGTGGATGAGGTCGGCGCGTTCGGGGAAGTAGCGGTGCACTGTGGTGCGTCCGACCTGGGCCGCGGTGGCGATGTCGGCCATCGATGCCTGTCTGTCTTCGGCCAACACTTCGACCGCGGCGTCGAGGATCGCGCTACGGGTGCGGGCCCGTGCCCCGGTTTCCGTGTTCGGTTCTGCGCTCATGTGAGTGACCTTACGCGCGACCACTACGGTACACAATTTGACTGTAATGGAACACCGATGTTTCAATAGTGAAGCTTGCAGCACTCATGTGGGTTCTGGCAGGCCCGCGTCAGCCTTTTGCCATTCCGCTGATCGCCCGCTTTCTTCTGAGAGGTCCTCATGTCTTCCGTTCAGGCCCCCCCGCGCGCTTCCGCCCGGACGTGGGCGGCACTGGGTGTGCTCGCTCTGCCGATGCTGCTGTTGGCCATCGACGCCACAGTGTTAATCTTCGCGATGCCGGGGATCGCCGCCGATCTGTCCCCGTCGGCGAACGAGCAGTTGTGGATCATGGATATCTATGCCTTCATGATCGCCGGTCTGCTGGTGACCATGGGCGCGGTTGGTGACCGGGTCGGAAAGAAGAAGCTGCTGCTCGTCGGCGCGGTGCTGTTCACTGCCGCCTCCGTGGTGGGCGCCTTCGCCACCAGCTCCGAGCAGCTCATCGTGGCCCGGGCGTTTCTCGGTCTGGCCGGGGCGACCATCATGCCGTCGACATTGTCGCTGATCCGCGCCATGTTCATCGATCGCGCGCAGCGACGCTTCGCTATCGCCGTGTGGTCGATGGCGGGCACCCTCGGCATGGCGGGCGGTCCGATCGTGGGTGGGTGGCTGCTCGAGCACTTCTGGTGGGGTTCGGCGTTCCTGATCAACATCCCCGTGATGGTGTTGCTATTGGTCCTTGGTCCGATTCTGCTCACCGAGAGCAAGGACCCGAATCCTGAGGCCCTGGACCTGCTCAGCGCGGTGCTGTCATTGGTGGCCATGCTCAGTGCTGTCTACGGACTCAAGACCCTTGTCGCCGGCGACGGCACCGCCACCGGTCTGCTGTGCATCGCCGTGGGCTTGGTGGTGGGAACAGTGTTCGTCCGCCGCCAATTGTCGCTGCCGAATCCGTTGCTGGACGTCGGTCTGTTCCGCGCGCGTGCGTTCCGTGGCGCGGTGGTGGCAGATCTGCTGTCCATTTTCGCCCTCATCGGGGCGATGTGGGCGCTCACCCAGTACCTGCAGTTGGTCGTGGGGCTCTCCCCGATGCAGGCGGGCCTGTGGCTCCTTCCGCCGATGATCATCTCCGCGGCGGCGGCGTTCTTGGCCGCCGCTCTGGTCAAGCGCATCAGCGCGGCGATCCTGGTCACCGCCGGGTTGCTCGTGGCGGGGGTCGGGTTCGCACTCATGCTGGGACTGACTCCCGACTCCGGTCCGATCCCGGTGAGTGTTGCGCTCAGCCTGGTCACCCTTGGTGGTGGGGTGGGGATGACGTTGACCAACGACATCATCATGAGCTCGGCCCCTCCCGCCCGCGCTGGTAGGGCGGCCGCGATCTCGGAGACGGCCTACGAGCTCGGCACCGCCCTGGGTACCGCCATCCTGGGGTCGGTACTGGCCGCGGTGTACAGGAACAACCTGGTGGGTGACTCCGGTGCCTCGGTCGTGGTCCCGTCGGAGGATCTGGAGCGGGCGAGCGCAACGATCGCTGAGGCGTTCTCCGTCGCGGCCGAGTCTCCCACCTCGGCTGCGCAGGTACTGATCAGTGCGGCGCAGGCGGCGTTCACCGATGCACTGACCGTCGTCGGGATCCTCGGGGCGATCATCATGGTGGTCGCAGCCGTGTGGGCTGCCGTGACTTTGCGAGGCACCTCGGCCACGGCTGACCTCACCCACCACTCGACTCCCGTCCGGTCGGCTAAGAAGGCACCAACCAGGCGGGCGACGTGACCACCGTTGATCGCGGCCCCACTCGTGTCGAGGTGTTGTGGTCGTTCGCCCGCCCGCACCGGAGAACTCTGCTGGGCGCGGTGATACTGGGTTTGTTCGCCTCGTCCAGCGAATTGGCGACACCGATGGTCACCAAGTGGGTGCTCGACACCGTCTCCGGTGACGGCGGCCTACTTGCACCGGTTCTGGTCCTGGCCGGCCTGCTGGTGGTCGGCGCCGTGATCCGAATCTGGCAGGCCATCATCCTCGGCACGCTGGCAGAGGACATCGTGCTGGGTGCTCGTCGTCTGCTGATCACCCGGTTTCTACGTGCCAAGGTCATCCCGCTGCTGCGACGCCCGTCCGGTGAGCTCGTGACCCGTGTCACCAGCGACTCCGTCCTCCTCCGCGAGGCCGCGTCCTCCAGTCTGGTCGGACTGGTCAATGGAGTGGTGATGCTCGCGGGGACCCTGGTGCTCATGGCCGTTCTTGACCTCCTGTTGTTCGGGGTGACGATCGCGTCGGTTCTGGTCGTGTCGGTGCTGTTCGCCCTGTTGCTCCCGGGCATCGCGACCGCCCAGCAGCGGGCCCAGAAAGCACTGGGCGACCTCGGTTCCGAGCTGGAGGAAACGCTTCGCGCGATCAAGACCGTCAAGGTTGTCGGCGCCGAGGACCAGCAGAGCGAGAAGCTCGACGTCGACGCCAGGTCGGCCCGCGACCACGGAGTCGACGCTGTACGCCGGGAGGCTGTGGCTTGGACCATCGCGTGGACGGGAGTTCAGGGCGCCATCATCGTCATCCTCGCGATCGGGGCCGTGCGTGTGGCCGGCGGGGACATGGAGGTCTCCACGCTCGTCGCCTTCCTGCTCTACGCCTTCGCACTGATGGGGCCGATCACCGAACTGTCGGAGAACATGACCACCCTTCAGGCCGGGATCGCCGCTGCCGGGCGCATCCGAGAAACGGAGTCGATAGAGATAGAGGACCACCGCCGACTCGGACCGACGCCCGCCGGACGCGGA
Protein-coding regions in this window:
- a CDS encoding ABC transporter ATP-binding protein, coding for MTTVDRGPTRVEVLWSFARPHRRTLLGAVILGLFASSSELATPMVTKWVLDTVSGDGGLLAPVLVLAGLLVVGAVIRIWQAIILGTLAEDIVLGARRLLITRFLRAKVIPLLRRPSGELVTRVTSDSVLLREAASSSLVGLVNGVVMLAGTLVLMAVLDLLLFGVTIASVLVVSVLFALLLPGIATAQQRAQKALGDLGSELEETLRAIKTVKVVGAEDQQSEKLDVDARSARDHGVDAVRREAVAWTIAWTGVQGAIIVILAIGAVRVAGGDMEVSTLVAFLLYAFALMGPITELSENMTTLQAGIAAAGRIRETESIEIEDHRRLGPTPAGRGRALSSVRARYSPDDPWAIDGVSLDIPARGHVAVVGPSGAGKTSVMSAILGFLDAEQGTLTVGDQHYHDLSPQQVRARLAYVEQDAPVVPGTIRDNLMFANPHADQRLLAAILDELDLAPLITDLPKGLDTTLSNTSVSGGQRQRIALARALLAEPDLLLLDEATAQVDGITEAAVHRAIKFQARRGAVLTIAHRLSTVVDADQIVVMEHGRISARGTHGQLLDASPLYREMVAALSLGV
- a CDS encoding phosphotriesterase family protein; translated protein: MALVPTARGDEIDAADMGFTSASEEVVGVYQMEVDFNWPHLSLRGSADPAVQEQIKAARIKKAVDALNEAKAVGVDTIVDRVIPGIGRNVPWVKEIAAQTEVNIIVATGWYTWRDLPPIFELGLMFPDAFETKPPRLADVLVQDIEEGVPGTGVKAGIIKFASDHLGINEGVQAIIAASAEAHRRTGAPITTHSASAGDRPGILSIQDQQAALEKEGVDLRRIQFGHADYTPPEVPIEEFVKVLDKGSFIGFDTVALGHIFPFAWEQRISRIIQLCEMGYSAQILLGNDDYPYTDCVPEIPERPLYTDVKLKVVPALLERGLSEEHATEITVDNPRRLFEMRDLGAY
- a CDS encoding TetR/AcrR family transcriptional regulator, which produces MSAEPNTETGARARTRSAILDAAVEVLAEDRQASMADIATAAQVGRTTVHRYFPERADLIHAVVHHVTERSRHAIQRAEPHSGTVRDALRRVVEEHMDLGSILMYIYSEPLTETEPALAEALQAMERAIEDVLARPDADLNPDLPHAWVRRTFWGLLYAGWETAQAGEMPRHQIIDTIITTLTHGVYDLDTH
- a CDS encoding MFS transporter, coding for MSSVQAPPRASARTWAALGVLALPMLLLAIDATVLIFAMPGIAADLSPSANEQLWIMDIYAFMIAGLLVTMGAVGDRVGKKKLLLVGAVLFTAASVVGAFATSSEQLIVARAFLGLAGATIMPSTLSLIRAMFIDRAQRRFAIAVWSMAGTLGMAGGPIVGGWLLEHFWWGSAFLINIPVMVLLLVLGPILLTESKDPNPEALDLLSAVLSLVAMLSAVYGLKTLVAGDGTATGLLCIAVGLVVGTVFVRRQLSLPNPLLDVGLFRARAFRGAVVADLLSIFALIGAMWALTQYLQLVVGLSPMQAGLWLLPPMIISAAAAFLAAALVKRISAAILVTAGLLVAGVGFALMLGLTPDSGPIPVSVALSLVTLGGGVGMTLTNDIIMSSAPPARAGRAAAISETAYELGTALGTAILGSVLAAVYRNNLVGDSGASVVVPSEDLERASATIAEAFSVAAESPTSAAQVLISAAQAAFTDALTVVGILGAIIMVVAAVWAAVTLRGTSATADLTHHSTPVRSAKKAPTRRAT
- a CDS encoding phosphotriesterase-related protein, which codes for MEVDFNWPHLSLTGSADPAEQGQIKSARIKKAVDALNEAKAVGVDTIVDRVIPGIGRNVPWVKEIAAQTEVNIIVTTGWYTWRDLPPIFELGLMFPDAFETKPPRLADVLVQDIEEGVPGTGVKAGIIKFASDHLGINEGVQAIIAASAEAHRRTGAPITTHSASSGDRPGILSIQDQQAALEKEGVDLRRVEFGHADYTPPEVPIEEFVKVLDKGSFIGFDTVGLGHIFPWAWEQRISRITQLCEMGYSAQILLGNDDTVFTDVIPEFPVKPLYTDAKLKVVPALLERGLSEELVTEITVDNPRRLFEMRDLGAY
- a CDS encoding CocE/NonD family hydrolase, encoding MNIIVETDVTMTTRDGVILSSDVYRPEEGRHPVLLYRTPYDKSTTLVSAPVADPTWLARQGYVVVVQDSRGTGASEGMLELFLQEHDDGYDAVEWAAVQDWSTGNVGIFGPSAFGFATLGAVAARPPSLKAAMAFVAGPDISRSLFTGGAGSLFWISFLYGSVMPQIIPRLDLPEDERSKLMETWLEGISNLPETLAQLPLSGDELLADERIGGTIGAALLRTSGKDRLRELENQRCLAPNPEWVEAPLAMVTGWYDMFCQGMVELYRDIQSRPGHELMVGPWTHYGAYTSYTGGQGGARAYVKAPGGPPIFGPKIIEWFDRWLKADTAGQQPADSRVDFYVIGEDQWATSATWPPAGDTVKFALASSGSAGTLADDGRLTLAEPSGTADSYTYDPLNPVETRGGVNMVAEVGFSLHHSPDGIQDQRPVEARDDVLVYTSDVLEEPLRVVGPVRLTVWASSSADDTDFVARLVDVEPDGFSANVTEGVVRARYRDGRDDAWLTPGEPTEFEISLGDVAHCFGPGHRVRLDITSSSFPMYSRNLNTRTIPEQASADEAVIAEQSVLHDSDHPSRLELHVVSDIQPLGVGFVDPANQGYEELSS